GGTTGTTGCAAGTGACCTTTATTATTCTTCCTTTTTTTGTGAGCTATTTCACAGCCCATACTGAATATGTTTCCCCTAAGTAGGGGGTATCCTGCCACTACGCCATAGATGAAAACACTAATATATATGCTTGTTGAATGATAAACTGACGCCATAGCAACGATGCCCTGTCATGCCATAACTGGATATGAGTCACGTACAAATGCAAGAGAAACAAGTGGTTAATCAAAAGAAACAATATGATTTGAACAAATTGCAAAAACGCTTACGCCGAAATGTGGGTCAGGCGATTGCCGATTTTAATATGATTGAAGAAGGTGATCGGGTCATGGTTTGCCTGTCTGGCGGTAAAGACAGCTTTACCATGCTCGACATTTTGCAAAATCTGCAAAAAAGTGCGCCGATTAGCTTCACCTTAATTGCCGTCAATTTGGATCAGAAACAACCTGGTTTCCCCGAAGATATTCTGCCTGCTTATCTCGATAAACAAGGTGTCGAATACAAAATTGTGGAAGAGAACACTTACGGGATAGTGAAAGAGATTATCCCTGAAGGCAAAACCACCTGCTCACTGTGTTCGCGCTTACGCCGCGGTATTCTGTACCGTACAGCCACAGAATTAGGGGCAACCAAAATAGCCTTGGGTCATCATCGTGATGACATTCTGCAAACACTTTTCCTCAATATGTTCTACGGCGGTAAGCTAAAAGGCATGCCACCTAAATTGATGAGCGACGACGGTAAACACATTGTTATTCGCCCATTAGCCTACTGCCGTGAAAAAGACATTGAACGGTTCGCGGAGGCCAGAGAGTATCCTATTATTCCTTGTAACTTGTGTGGATCGCAGCCTAACCTGCAACGTCAGGTGATCAAAGACATGCTCCGTGATTGGGATAAGCAGTATCCAGGGCGCATTGAAACCATGTATAGCGCCATGCAGAATGTTGTGCCATCGCATCTGAATGACCACAATTTATTTGATTTTAAAAGTATCAAGCACGGTAGCGAGATAGTTGACGGGGGGGATTTGGCTTTTGATCGCGAAGAATTGCCGCTGCAACCTGTTGGCTGGCAACCTGAAAGTGACGATGAGAACGAAAGTCAGCCATTAGTTCGTCTTGATGTGTTAGAGATTAAGTAAGCTTTAGTTGATTCTCTCGCCTCACCTCATGTCACATTTGGGATGGGGCACATTATTCCCCTTTTGTGCCATCTGCGGTATTTCATGAAAAACAAAAAAAATGCCGATGTTGATATAACATCGGCATCGTAACAATTATGTGCTATGCAGTAATTCAAAAATAAAAGTATTACAAATATGGAGCGCAACGCCCATCGCTTGACGTTGCATTCACCTGCAAAGTGATAATGCCTGAGTCATTACTGCCAATACTTGATATCGCTCAATTTTGCAGTGATTAACCTGACCGCAGCCCGACTCTTTTGCTCAGCTATACGTTACCAACTAGAGCCATTTACTGTGCTTTAACCACCAAGCAACACCCAGCACCAAAGCCACTAACATCATGCAAAATGTCGCAAAACCAAAAGCGTCGGTATTGCCGGGAATCCCCCCTAAGTTGACACCAAATAAGCCAGTCAAAAAAGTGGTTGGTAAAAATACCATAGCCAACAGCGACATAGTATACGTGCGCCGGTTCATTGCATCTGCCATCAATGAGCTAATCTCATCGGACAGCACCGCAGTTCGTGCAATGCTGGAATCTAAATCTTCTAAACCGCGGCCCAAGCGCTCTGAGATTTCCTGCATGCGCCGACGATCATCATCATTCATCCACGGCAACCGCTCGCTAGCCAGTCGCGAAAAAACATCTCGTTGAGGTGCCATATAGCGACGCAAGACAATCAATTGCTTACGCAATAACGCCATTTGCCCACGTTGTGGGATCTTTTGCTCCAGCAGATCGTCCTCAAGATCGATAATTTTATCGTGCAAATCTTCGATAAACTCACTGGCATGGTCGGTCAGGCCGTCAACAATCTCCACCAGCCAATTACCGCTGTTTGTTGGGCCAGTGCCACTTTGTAAATCATTCAGCACATCATCGATGGAATAGACTTTGCGGTGGCGAGTTGAGACGATCAATTTGTCCGTCATATAGACTCGGAAGGTGACTAACTGATCTGGTCGGGCGTCATTATTAAAATTAATCCCCCGCAAGGTAATCATTGTACCGTCTCCCAGTCGGGTGACTTTTGGCCGTACACTCTCACCTGCCAGCCCATCACGAACGACTTCGGGTAACAATGGGGTGTTTTGTAACCAAGCGGCACTTTCTGGGTGAGTGTAATCCAGATGCAACCAGCAAGGTTGCTCCGCAGTGGCGACCGCATCAGTGCTGATTGATGTCACGCCACCCTTACCGTCTAACTGATAGGCATATACGGCATCAGAAACTTGAAGCGCTTTCCCTTCGACTGCATCCACAACACTGTCCTCAATTCGACTTTTATCATGCAATTAGCTCAGTGTAGCGCTAGCTACCTGATCTTTAAAGGCGATAGCTCGGATAAGCCGCTCTAAGGAAACATAATGTTAAAGGCAGCGAGAGAATCGACAGGTTTTTGTACAAAAAAAACCGCCGATAAATACCGGCGGCCTATTTACTTAATCATCACCTTTATCAAAAGGTAGATAAGGGTCTAGTGCTTGATAATATACATTGTATGACTGTAAGCGACGTCTTCAGGATTGGTTATTGGATAGCCCTTCACCCATGGTTTAATTAATCGTCCATTAGTAAATTGATATATTGGGGCGATTGGCACCTGTTCTGCAATAATTTGCTCGGCCTTA
The window above is part of the Yersinia massiliensis genome. Proteins encoded here:
- the ttcA gene encoding tRNA 2-thiocytidine(32) synthetase TtcA, yielding MQEKQVVNQKKQYDLNKLQKRLRRNVGQAIADFNMIEEGDRVMVCLSGGKDSFTMLDILQNLQKSAPISFTLIAVNLDQKQPGFPEDILPAYLDKQGVEYKIVEENTYGIVKEIIPEGKTTCSLCSRLRRGILYRTATELGATKIALGHHRDDILQTLFLNMFYGGKLKGMPPKLMSDDGKHIVIRPLAYCREKDIERFAEAREYPIIPCNLCGSQPNLQRQVIKDMLRDWDKQYPGRIETMYSAMQNVVPSHLNDHNLFDFKSIKHGSEIVDGGDLAFDREELPLQPVGWQPESDDENESQPLVRLDVLEIK
- the zntB gene encoding zinc transporter ZntB, with protein sequence MDAVEGKALQVSDAVYAYQLDGKGGVTSISTDAVATAEQPCWLHLDYTHPESAAWLQNTPLLPEVVRDGLAGESVRPKVTRLGDGTMITLRGINFNNDARPDQLVTFRVYMTDKLIVSTRHRKVYSIDDVLNDLQSGTGPTNSGNWLVEIVDGLTDHASEFIEDLHDKIIDLEDDLLEQKIPQRGQMALLRKQLIVLRRYMAPQRDVFSRLASERLPWMNDDDRRRMQEISERLGRGLEDLDSSIARTAVLSDEISSLMADAMNRRTYTMSLLAMVFLPTTFLTGLFGVNLGGIPGNTDAFGFATFCMMLVALVLGVAWWLKHSKWL